The genomic DNA aaaaaaattctaatttcttgttcttttacgaaaattaatttttttttccagaaatataatatttaaaatttcagaaaattattttaatatttaatttttttttgaaatttttatattgttttttaaatttgttaaatttattttcatattttttaaaattaaatattatgtggcatgccacgtggccaaaacaTGCCAAATCAGTTGAATAGTGGGACTAgtgacctttttcaaacaattgtttttttacagggatgtatttcaatttttttttttagagggacgaaaatcaaaattagaTCAAATTACAAGAaagattatcatatttaagcctaaaatgaATGCCACTTTACATTTCGAAtagaactttaattttttttttctaaattttacattcaataaatactccaacttttctctcgCACACTTTTtaatgcaactttaagtttatctttttcttggacaatttaataaaaatgttttgtctaatgattatttcattataatatttcttaatttgtgtgcaATTGATTGAAATGACAATTGTTTTGAAACCCATGGAGTAATAACATATATGAATAGTTGAAGTAAATATGATAAATTTTTGTGTTGAAAGATAGTGATAATGGAACCGAACCCAAGAAGAATTTATGAACCACAGAGAAATTGGGTacctttctcttttcttttctttctaccAACATATTATGAATATTCATTTCTTGCTCTGttatatttccttttttatgaTCCATCATGATCATGTTTAGCACCAAGTAGTAAAATCaatagaaactttttttttctcactgCTGCTATGAGTAGTAAGAAAGGTTTGATGATTCCCAATAATTTGGAAGAAGCTTCAGTGAAGTTGTTAAACCAATTTGTGAAAGTGAAGGAAAATTCACGGATTTCTTACTTTCTTATTCTCGTTTTCATTGCTTGGTTTATTCACAAATGGATCTTCTCTTTCTCCAATTGCCTTCCAGTTATCCTTCTTCTCTTTGCATCTACACAAGTAtgtaatctctctctctctctctctctcaacgaAATAGTGTTTCAATCAGTATTGATTCTTGTTCTTTGTTGTGTTGGTCTTTATTTCGCAGTATGGGAATTACCAGAGGAAAATACTTGAAGAGGACTTGAACAAGAAATGGAATCGTATCATAGTCAATACTTCGGTATGTTTTTCACTCTAATTGTCTCTTTGGCATTTCATGAATGAGCTTTTATGATGtttatttcaacttattttctttgTACATTATAGCCTGTCACACCATTGGAACAATGTGAGTGGTTGAATCTATTGTTGTCACAAATCTGGTCCAATTATTTTAATCCTAAGCTTTCAACAAGGTTATCAGCCATAGTAGAGGTGAAATTTCCGTCTTTTCTTATGTATTGGAGTTTTGAGTGAGTCGGTGAGTGTGGaattaatcaacttatcaattttgtttttcttttgtgtctCAGAAACGTTTAAAGCTGCGCAAACCAAGATTTATAGTAAGTATTGATCATTTTCATTGGTGGAAGAGTTTTACATTTGTTTACCAATAAAGTTTAAACATCCAATTCAATAAATGCTGCTCAACTGAACTAAAGAAATAATTTCCGCAGGAAAGGGTTGAAGTGCAGGAATTTTCACTTGGATCACGCCCTCCCAGTTTGGGCCTTCAAGGGATTAGATGGTCAACGTCTGGTGATCAGGTTTTATTTTGCATCACATTTCAGATGTCACTTCTGTATAACTTTATGTATGCCTTGTTTATTTAAGGTCTATTATGGCGAATGCTTTTCTTCCCTTAAGTGCTTATATATTCCACTTATATGAGATTTTAATATAGAATTCTATTGGTATTGACAGCGACTCCTGAAAATGGGTTTTGATTGGGACACGAGTGAGATGAGCATTTTGATGGTTGCTAAGCTTTCCGTTGGTACTGCCAGAATTGTGATTAACAGTCTTCATATTAAGGGAGATGTATGTGAAATAACACCCTTTGCATTTATGCTCCTTAGACATGCAATAGAGCTATATATACTAAATAAAGTAGTagaaatgataacaaattaGGAGTTTAGATTGCTTGCTAATATAGAACTATAAATATGATTACCGGTATACTGCtgttttgaagaaaattattttctgtTGATACATTCTTTATATTCCGAGGCACTACTTGTCCTTTACCATAATCTAatcattcaaattatttttgcaGCTTCTTGTGACACCAATACTAGATGGAAAAGCACTTTTGTATTCATTTGTATCTACACCTGAGGTTAGAATAGGAATTGCCTTTGGAAGCGGAGGAAGTCAATCAGCCACTGAGTTGCCCGGTGTTTCTCCTTGGCTGGTATGTTCAAATTAGTCAAAATTTATAGAAAAACCTGATGTCTATATTTCTGGCGCAATTTGAATTAAGTGATTAGGAGCTATTGTCTATAAAAACCATGCCCATTTTATTCTTTGCCTCTCCCATGCTCATTCATTCTTGGAACATTCCCTGATGTTTCAAGTGTCTTTCGCTAGTTTTCTCTCTGGATTTTCCCCAGTGTTGTGTCATATGATGTTTCATACTAATAGTAGTTACCTTTCATACAGGTTAAACTTTTTACTGACACTTTGGTAAAGACTATGGTGGAACCTCGGCGCCGGTGTTTCAGTTTGCCTGCAGTTGATTTAAGGAAATATGCTGTTGGAGGCACCATATATGTTTCAGTGATTTCCGCAAACAAACTTTCTAGGAGTTGCTTCAAGGGGAGGCAACAAAATGGCACAAGTGATGGCTGTTTAGAAGACAACTTGAGCGACAAGGACTTGCAGACATTTATAGAGCTAGAAGCGGAGGAGCTGACAAGGAGAACGGGTGTGCGTCTTGGTTCAACTCCAAGATGGGATACAACATTTAATATGGTTTTACATGATAATACAGGAATAGTTCGCTTCAATCTTTATCAGTGCCCCTCTGACAGTGTGAAGTACGACTACCTAGCATCTTGTGAAATTAAGGTATTGTCACCTCATAGATGTTTGTTTATATGTGCTAGCAATACATTATTAATCGGCTGTCAATAAATATATGATTCTTGGACAAGCAATTTTATTGTTAGAGCAATGCTATTGACATACACTTAACACTCGCTAGTTAACACATGCTCAACTATTGAGCCATGTTATTGTGTTTTTAAAACTGCTTACTGGTTTACCGGATCTTTAAGTAAAGTatttttaacacttttttttccttaatttttttttttttacataaaccTATCTGCGAAATAACTCTCACCGCCTTCCTTAATCTTTGACTTTGGTAAAGACCACACCGTCTCGTGCCCACAACCAATTCCATCCTCGCCAAACCCCCACTACAATCATCTAAGCCAATAGCTCTTCCCCATCCTTTATAAATATGTACACCACTACCCTTGGTCAACATGCCTGTAGATCCAAAGTGTCACATGATTCAAATCCATCTATGAATTTAACTTTTGGAATGCAATGATAAAGCGGCTAGTTTGAACACAGATCAATCTATGagtttttagttttattatttGCAATACCATCTGTCAAAAAAATCAACACCTCAGCTATACACTTCAGGACAAATTAATATGGACGCAATAGGGGAGGTTGTTGTGACTTCATGGCAACAGTAAGTTTTTCTGGGCAAGAGGATAGCATTTTTGAAATAGAGGTAATGGAGAAGAAATATTGTTGAATCCGTGTCTGGTTTGTTTTAGGTGATAATTTAAAAGGCTAAAAAAACTGAACTTGTCTAGCCGGTAACCGAGAACAGAGCAATGATATGGCTCAATATTTGAGCAACTGTTAACAGTGATTGTCAAAACTTCTGTCTGTAGCATTCCTCTTATTTTTAATACCGCTGTGGTAAAGCTTCATATATGCTATTTGAACGCTAACCTATTTCTTTATGTCTCTGAGAAGATGAGGCATGTGGAGGATGATTCAACAATAATGTGGGCAGTAGGGACTGATTCTGGTGTAATAGCAAAACATGCAAAGTTTTGTGGAGAGGAAGTTGAAATGCTTGTCCCATTTGAGGGGGCCAACTCAGCAGAGGTACAATATTTGCCCATCTGTCAAGCTTTCTTTGCTTTATGGTAGATATAGCTTGGTTATCCTACATTAGCAGTTATAGAATTTGTATTTTCTGATTGAATATTTGTGTCTATAATGAGATCACACAATTGTATTTATACTAGTGTTacaataaatacattgaataacCACTAGACTAGGAAGTAAATACATTGAATAACCACTAGACTAGGAAGTCCTGTAATCCTAGGAATATATAAAATCAGAAGCTGTTACACTTATAGGGAATATCTACAATCTATAATTCTAACAGCAGTGTTTGATTTTCATCTAGTCAAAGCTTACACGCACGTTTTTCTTTCTTGATTTGAACTTATACGCTCTTTGAGTACTAAGAAACAAGTATACTCTATCTTTCTTGCATGCCCATATAAAAGGAACATGATTATACCACCTTGGTCACAAAACAGCCTCTTATGtcaaaaacagggtaaggctgcgtacaatacaccaaaaatggtgggaccccttcccagaCTCTACGGTTGctaaatcaaaaaatatatattcttccATCTCTTCTACTTTGTCATTTTTTGTTGTAAGTTTAGAtttaaatttccttttatgATTTACACAATTAGAAACATGAACTGAAGTTAAAGAGGGGAAGGAAGTTGTGATAAATTGAACAAAAGTAATTCTAAATAATCCTGTCAAATAATTCTTAAATGATTCCAAATAATCCTGGTTTTCAAGAGGAGTCTTACTGTGTACTCTGGCAGATATTAAGAAAAGGATGTGGTACTGTTGTGGTGGTTTTCCAGATctaaaaatctgaaattttttggaagaaaaaattggtgaagatgaagattctttGAAGAACAcatgaataatattaattttttttggttactttaatagtatttttttttggtacagttTAATAGCTTATGTTTAGTTAAAGAAATAATCCTATCAAAAAAAGCCAAAATCTATCTACacgttaaaataatttataatctCCATAAAATGCCATTTCCAACTTTTATTATAAATACGGAAATGTTCAGAGGTGGGgtcattatttttgttgttggtacAATAACAAAAGGTTGGTAATAGGTAACCGGTCTTTGATCTGAACCGtccatatataataataatatatcaatggttATCAATGAATGAGAAGATAATTTGTGCATACTAAATGCCACCTGAGTTTATCATATCAGATTGTTTGTATTCTGTGATTTCTAAATCAAGCAGCCTTTTGATGTTCCAGATACTTACAtggcataatttttttcattgtttcttTTCTAACATGGGTTTCATGATAGAGTCACTATCAAATTGTTCCCGCAGAGACATTTCCGctcttgaaaatgaaataagttttttaGTAAACAGATTGTTTCATccattttaacttctttaatTCTGTTTTTTAGTTAAAGGTGAGAATTGTAGTGAAAGAATGGCAATTCTCTGATGGTTCTCATAGCTTGACCAACCTCCATGCCAGTCCTCAGAAATCACTTAAGGGATCATCAAATCTTCTTTCAAAAACTGGAAGGAAACTTAAGATAACTGTTGTGGAAGCAAAGGATCTTGATGCAAAAGACAGATTTGGAAAATTTGACCCTTACATTAAGTTGCAGTATGGAAAGGTGAGAGGTACTGGGACATATCTGTTTGACTCGTTTTAAGTCTTAGCACTATGTCATGTATCGATGGACCAAGgtctttaatatatttatattgaaatgTAATTTGATGCAATGTAAGTTCATAATAACACTTTATCTGATTCTGTTATTGATGATCTGTTCAGGTTGTCATGAAAACAAAGATTGCTCCTCCTCCTGCTACTTTAACTGCTGTCTGGAATGATACTTTTGAGGTAGATGAGAATAGTGGTGATGAATACCTAATTGTGAAATGCTTTAGTGAAGAAATTTTTGGAGATGAAAACATTGGTAGTGCACATGTAAATTTGGAAGGACTGGTACAAGGGTCAATCAGGGATGTATGGATCCCACTTGAAGGAGTGAGTTCTGGTGAATTAAGACTTAAAATAGAAGCAATTTGGGTGGAGAACCAAGAGGGATCAAAGGTATGTTTCTTTAATAGGAAAACAATGATTGTTTGAATAATGTGCTAAGCAGAATTTTTAACTCTGGCGTGTTTGTTCTTCTTCTAACAAGCACTACTCCTTTGAAATGGACACAGGGTCCACCATCGGGCGTGACGAATGGTTGGATTGAACTTGTTCTTATTGAAGCGAGGGATCTTATTGCTGCTGATCTTAGAGGGACAAGTGATCCTTTTGTGAGGGTAAACTATGGAAACTTAAAGAAAAGAACAAAGGTTAGAAACTTCATCCAAAATTCCTCTTGCACGAACCAAACATCCTTAAGATTTACAAGTTTTATTACCATCACATTATATCTTCTTATGGTGTTATACACTTATACTGGCATGACACAATTGATTGCTTACATAActgttattatttgttttacaCTTGTAAGGCTTAATTTACTGTGGCATTATCTGGTAGGTTGTACACAAAACTATCAACCCTCGTTGGGACCAGACCTTAGAGTTCTTAGATGATGGAAGTCCCCTGACATTGCATGTAAAGGACCATAATGCTTTACTACCCACATCAAGTATAGGTGAATGTGTTGTAGAATATCAAAGCCTTCCTCCGAACCAGACGTCAGACAAGTGGATACCTCTCCAAGGGGTGAAAAGTGGCGAGATCCACATCCAAATCGCAAGAAAAGTTCCAGAGATTCAAACAAGACAATCTCCAGACTTTGAGCCTTCTTTGACTAAATTACACCAGAGTCCTAGCCAGGTAAGATTATCTTGCATCTCCTAAAACACACTGATACACAATATAACCTTTGGTTACCTTTTCAGCTCTGATGATGAAGTATTGTATTCGTTGTCTTAAAAGGCAATGCACGCGATAACATTTTACAGGCTATCTCTTCTTCCACATTCAACAATTTGTAGAAATATCTCCGGTGTTGAGCTTCATTTGCCCTGTTCATTTTTCCATGTATACATTTGCTTTGTTTTCAAGAATTTTGAGCTAGTTGGTTTATATGCCATTTCTTGGGGGCACTTCTCTTATTGCTAAACTATTGGTAGAATAAATTTATGTTCCTTTCTGATAGAAACAATCCATTCATCAATTCagtcattttattttcatcagtTCTACTCACTCATTTGTTgtgtgaattattattattcttatttgggttaataggtctttaccccctgtaatatatgtcattttcggtttttccccctgtaaaatatttcttttgatttaccgcctgtaaattattttttttatttacccccctaataggccaaacaaaaacgaaaatttcttaaaaaataaaataaaattgatttttgtttggcctattaggggggtaaatcaaaacaaaaatattttacagaaaatattttacaggagggaaaccagaaatgacctatattacaggggtaaagacctattaacccttcttatttttattacacTCCATTTTTCTCACATACTGGTGAAATTGTACATTATATATATCAGATAAAGGAGATGACAAAAAAGGTTCGGTATTTAATAGAGGATGGAAATCTGGAAGAACTGTCTACAACTTTGAGTGAGTTAGAAACTCTAGAGGATACACAAGAAGGGTATATAGCCCAGTTAGAGACTGAGCAAATGCTTCTTATCAGCAAAATAAATGAACTGGGCCAAGAGATCATAAACTCTTCTCCATCTCTCAACGGAAGTGGAAATTGATCCTTATTAGCATCATACCACCATTTAACATTGCTATTAGctgcttcttaaaaaaaaattgttattagcTGAAATTATTTCTCCATGTCACGTGGTGTTTGTAAGAATGATCACAGACAAATTTTGTACATGATTATCCAAGTCTTCTCGTAGCTGCACTCCACAATCCATATAATGATATAGTAGTATATATAAGTGCATGTATAATCCATTGATGATTGTAATACAACATTATACAATTGGACTGCGAACGTATTTGAAGGGAATTGAGTAAGGAAGTACGAATGTATTATGAATTGGACTGTCATAGATATATGTCTGCTCACGCTCCTCATACTCGACTACATCTTACATCAACTTGGACACTTTCCCTACTAAGGAGGGGTTGTGGATCGTCATATAGTTTGAACTATAGGTCCATCAAAGCCTATCATCAACCCATATTGGAGGACTTGGCCTCTTGATTCGGGAACAAGTTCGACCCAGTCTGAGATAAGCATGACAGCCGATGATTTATGCCACAACGAGGACATAACGCCCCCCCattgattcattcattcactCTTGACCCAAAACGGAAACGCCTAATGCCTTGGTCATGACACATCACCAATCAATCATGTTGTAGCTTGGGGGGAGTCAAACTAAAACCCA from Medicago truncatula cultivar Jemalong A17 chromosome 8, MtrunA17r5.0-ANR, whole genome shotgun sequence includes the following:
- the LOC11417014 gene encoding synaptotagmin-5 — its product is MSSKKGLMIPNNLEEASVKLLNQFVKVKENSRISYFLILVFIAWFIHKWIFSFSNCLPVILLLFASTQYGNYQRKILEEDLNKKWNRIIVNTSPVTPLEQCEWLNLLLSQIWSNYFNPKLSTRLSAIVEKRLKLRKPRFIERVEVQEFSLGSRPPSLGLQGIRWSTSGDQRLLKMGFDWDTSEMSILMVAKLSVGTARIVINSLHIKGDLLVTPILDGKALLYSFVSTPEVRIGIAFGSGGSQSATELPGVSPWLVKLFTDTLVKTMVEPRRRCFSLPAVDLRKYAVGGTIYVSVISANKLSRSCFKGRQQNGTSDGCLEDNLSDKDLQTFIELEAEELTRRTGVRLGSTPRWDTTFNMVLHDNTGIVRFNLYQCPSDSVKYDYLASCEIKMRHVEDDSTIMWAVGTDSGVIAKHAKFCGEEVEMLVPFEGANSAELKVRIVVKEWQFSDGSHSLTNLHASPQKSLKGSSNLLSKTGRKLKITVVEAKDLDAKDRFGKFDPYIKLQYGKVVMKTKIAPPPATLTAVWNDTFEVDENSGDEYLIVKCFSEEIFGDENIGSAHVNLEGLVQGSIRDVWIPLEGVSSGELRLKIEAIWVENQEGSKGPPSGVTNGWIELVLIEARDLIAADLRGTSDPFVRVNYGNLKKRTKVVHKTINPRWDQTLEFLDDGSPLTLHVKDHNALLPTSSIGECVVEYQSLPPNQTSDKWIPLQGVKSGEIHIQIARKVPEIQTRQSPDFEPSLTKLHQSPSQIKEMTKKVRYLIEDGNLEELSTTLSELETLEDTQEGYIAQLETEQMLLISKINELGQEIINSSPSLNGSGN